A genomic region of Spodoptera frugiperda isolate SF20-4 chromosome 31, AGI-APGP_CSIRO_Sfru_2.0, whole genome shotgun sequence contains the following coding sequences:
- the LOC118276132 gene encoding PWWP domain-containing protein 2A isoform X1, translated as MAAVVATADMTIQKNSQILVNVEEALADLIVVSYCTEDKKFQGVLLDSNKGNLPYGVYSLNPAFSKQVESTNESDKLHSVSQRFTYQEPQYEGENSQKSRKPAAKGKQQQKMTVRLRPRKVLCSNCQGICNENNENVDVSKKRKIESDDDTSHFSDSSRTEKKYLMGSMLIPKLSRLQPSEITSAVKGAAKTSTKASDKSIKTKKSNTETVTQEMAFVSVSEDMEGDKDDVKDENGISFSSMFSSAKTLKICFGEGEGTVVKIPPLTGDFNEDSGVSCDMGKPTKPDSKAAKKALKKAKKQAKKSNSVEKSQNVQSPKHIGALSPHNNASSPTLDPLEKKQKHKVKHKKKYKNQKKRDENTSKCGESESVDYFSDIKEHCMNQKLSISLRRLSSNSHEKQSENDPIESSSEDWDNEVVPDFPANGTEGVGGRLLRVSVGDVVWGKVVGFPWWPGKVLNVTPSSRAHVAWYASTTSSLMPCDSLSPFLEDFKLRFLKKKRGPYKEAVIQATLEAKRNESHVTDPLASPTHTLATVSPRPIDVFS; from the exons ATGGCGGCTGTCGTAGCAACAGCCGATATGACGATTCAAAAGAATTCTCAGATTTTAGTTAATGTAGAAGAAGCTTTAGCTGATTTAATTGTTGTATCGTATTGCACTGAGGATAAAAAGTTTCAAGGTGTGCTCCTGGACTCCAACAAAGG TAATTTACCATATGGTGTCTATAGCCTCAACCCAGCGTTCAGTAAACAGGTTGAATCCACAAATGAGAGTGATAAGTTGCATTCCGTTAGCCAAAGGTTCACCTACCAAGAGCCTCAATATGAGGGCGAAAACTCGCAGAAATCAAGGAAACCAGCTGCGAAAGGTAAACAGCAACAAAAGATGACCGTAAGACTACGACCTCGAAAGGTCTTGTGTTCTAACTGCCAAGGGATTTGTAATGAGAATAATGAAAATGTAGACGTGTCTAAAAAACGTAAGATAGAATCTGATGACGATACATCACACTTCTCTGACTCATCAAGGacagaaaagaaatatttaatgggCAGCATGCTTATACCCAAGCTGTCCAGGCTGCAGCCCAGTGAAATCACGAGCGCAGTAAAGGGCGCAGCGAAAACTTCTACTAAGGCTAGTGACAAATCAATTAAAACTAAGAAATCTAATACAGAGACTGTAACACAAGAAATGGCGTTTGTCAGTGTATCTGAGGATATGGAAGGCGACAAGGATGATGTGAAAGATGAAAATGGCATTTCTTTTAGTTCTATGTTTTCTAGTGCAAAAActctaaaaatatgttttggagaaggtGAAGGGACAGTAGTTAAGATACCACCACTTACAGGAGATTTTAATGAAGATTCAGGTGTGTCATGTGATATGGGAAAGCCAACTAAACCTGACTCAAAAGCAGCTAAAAAGGCATTGAAGAAAGCAAAAAAGCAGGCGAAAAAGAGTAACTCTGTAGAAAAAAGTCAAAATGTACAATCACCAAAACATATTGGAGCATTATCGCCACATAACAATGCATCAAGTCCCACACTGGACCCTttagaaaagaaacaaaagcataaagtaaaacataaaaagaagTATAAGAATCAGAAGAAGCGTGATGAAAACACAAGCAAATGTGGAGAGAGTGAATCAGTGGACTATTTTAGTGATATTAAAGAGCACTGTATGAACCAGAAGCTCTCCATAAGCTTACGAAGACTAAGTAGTAATTCTCATGAAAAGCAGAGTGAAAATGATCCTATAGAAAGTAGTTCAGAAGACTGGGACAATGAGGTTGTGCCAGATTTCCCTGCAAATGGTACGGAGGGTGTTGGTGGCAGGTTGCTACGGGTTTCTGTTGGTGAtgtagtgtggggcaaggtgGTAGGGTTCCCATGGTGGCCAGGCAAGGTTCTCAATGTCACACCATCATCTAGGGCACATGTGGCATGGTACGCTTCAACCACCTCATCTCTCATGCCATGTGATAGCTTGAGTCCATTTTTAGAAGATTTTAAG
- the LOC118276132 gene encoding uncharacterized protein LOC118276132 isoform X2, with protein MAAVVATADMTIQKNSQILVNVEEALADLIVVSYCTEDKKFQGVLLDSNKGNLPYGVYSLNPAFSKQVESTNESDKLHSVSQRFTYQEPQYEGENSQKSRKPAAKGKQQQKMTVRLRPRKVLCSNCQGICNENNENVDVSKKRKIESDDDTSHFSDSSRTEKKYLMGSMLIPKLSRLQPSEITSAVKGAAKTSTKASDKSIKTKKSNTETVTQEMAFVSVSEDMEGDKDDVKDENGISFSSMFSSAKTLKICFGEGEGTVVKIPPLTGDFNEDSGVSCDMGKPTKPDSKAAKKALKKAKKQAKKSNSVEKSQNVQSPKHIGALSPHNNASSPTLDPLEKKQKHKVKHKKKYKNQKKRDENTSKCGESESVDYFSDIKEHCMNQKLSISLRRLSSNSHEKQSENDPIESSSEDWDNEVVPDFPANVTIFEEKAGTIQRGCNTSNT; from the exons ATGGCGGCTGTCGTAGCAACAGCCGATATGACGATTCAAAAGAATTCTCAGATTTTAGTTAATGTAGAAGAAGCTTTAGCTGATTTAATTGTTGTATCGTATTGCACTGAGGATAAAAAGTTTCAAGGTGTGCTCCTGGACTCCAACAAAGG TAATTTACCATATGGTGTCTATAGCCTCAACCCAGCGTTCAGTAAACAGGTTGAATCCACAAATGAGAGTGATAAGTTGCATTCCGTTAGCCAAAGGTTCACCTACCAAGAGCCTCAATATGAGGGCGAAAACTCGCAGAAATCAAGGAAACCAGCTGCGAAAGGTAAACAGCAACAAAAGATGACCGTAAGACTACGACCTCGAAAGGTCTTGTGTTCTAACTGCCAAGGGATTTGTAATGAGAATAATGAAAATGTAGACGTGTCTAAAAAACGTAAGATAGAATCTGATGACGATACATCACACTTCTCTGACTCATCAAGGacagaaaagaaatatttaatgggCAGCATGCTTATACCCAAGCTGTCCAGGCTGCAGCCCAGTGAAATCACGAGCGCAGTAAAGGGCGCAGCGAAAACTTCTACTAAGGCTAGTGACAAATCAATTAAAACTAAGAAATCTAATACAGAGACTGTAACACAAGAAATGGCGTTTGTCAGTGTATCTGAGGATATGGAAGGCGACAAGGATGATGTGAAAGATGAAAATGGCATTTCTTTTAGTTCTATGTTTTCTAGTGCAAAAActctaaaaatatgttttggagaaggtGAAGGGACAGTAGTTAAGATACCACCACTTACAGGAGATTTTAATGAAGATTCAGGTGTGTCATGTGATATGGGAAAGCCAACTAAACCTGACTCAAAAGCAGCTAAAAAGGCATTGAAGAAAGCAAAAAAGCAGGCGAAAAAGAGTAACTCTGTAGAAAAAAGTCAAAATGTACAATCACCAAAACATATTGGAGCATTATCGCCACATAACAATGCATCAAGTCCCACACTGGACCCTttagaaaagaaacaaaagcataaagtaaaacataaaaagaagTATAAGAATCAGAAGAAGCGTGATGAAAACACAAGCAAATGTGGAGAGAGTGAATCAGTGGACTATTTTAGTGATATTAAAGAGCACTGTATGAACCAGAAGCTCTCCATAAGCTTACGAAGACTAAGTAGTAATTCTCATGAAAAGCAGAGTGAAAATGATCCTATAGAAAGTAGTTCAGAAGACTGGGACAATGAGGTTGTGCCAGATTTCCCTGCAAATG
- the LOC118276133 gene encoding sideroflexin-2, whose translation MTMERIDITQPLWDQSTFMGRFRHFAFISNPLLSLASEEELHQAKDLYLKYKSGKEPAGTKYEQLVRAKQLYESAFHPDSGELQNVFGRMSFQMPGGCLITGAMLQWYRTPVAVVFWQWVNQSFNALVNYTNRNANSPLTTTQMGVAYVSATSAAMATALIFKFSVQKRAKNPILARFVPFVAVAAANWVNIPLMRQNEILLGLDVTDENGKVIGKSQLAPVKGISQVVTSRIVMCAPGMLLLPVIMERLEPKPWMQRIRWAHIGIQTAIVGMFLTFMVPTACAIFPQRCKLSIDTIKRFEKDNYEQILKNTDGKPPEYVYFNKGL comes from the exons ATGACTATGGAGAGGATAGACATCACCCAACCTCTTTGGGACCAAAGCACCTTCATGGGAAGGTTCAGGCATTTCGCCTTCATTTCCAATCCATTACTCTCTCTAGCTTCAGAAGAGGAACTGCATCAGGCTAAGGATCTGTATTTGAAGTACAA ATCAGGCAAGGAACCAGCAGGTACAAAATACGAGCAGCTGGTTAGAGCGAAGCAGCTATACGAGTCAGCGTTCCACCCTGATAGTGGGGAGCTGCAGAATGTGTTCGGCAGGATGTCCTTCCAGATGCCTGGAGGCTGTCTCATTACTGGAGCTATGTTGCAGTGGTATAG AACACCAGTAGCAGTAGTCTTCTGGCAGTGGGTGAACCAGTCGTTCAATGCCCTCGTGAATTACACCAACCGGAACGCGAACTCCCCCCTCACGACCACACAGATGGGAGTGGCGTACGTCTCCGCCACATCAGCCGCCATGGCCACTGCACTGATCTTCAAGTTCAGCGTCCAGAAACGTGCTAAGAACCCTATTTTGgct cGCTTCGTACCTTTCGTGGCAGTAGCGGCCGCCAACTGGGTGAACATCCCATTGATGAGACAGAATGAGATCCTTCTAG GTTTGGATGTGACTGATGAGAATGGAAAAGTGATCGGCAAGTCTCAATTAGCGCCGGTGAAGGGAATCTCTCAAGTGGTCACTTCGAG GATCGTGATGTGTGCCCCGGGCATGTTGCTGCTGCCGGTGATCATGGAGCGCCTGGAGCCCAAGCCGTGGATGCAGCGCATCCGCTGGGCACACATCGGCATACAGACCGCTATCGTCGGCATGTT CCTAACATTCATGGTACCGACGGCCTGTGCGATCTTCCCACAGAGATG CAAACTCTCAATAGACACAATCAAACGTTTCGAGAAGGACAACTACGAACAAATACTTAAGAACACGGACGGTAAGCCGCCGGAATACGTGTACTTCAATAAGGGACTGTAA